The Oxalobacteraceae bacterium OTU3CINTB1 genome includes a window with the following:
- a CDS encoding LysR family transcriptional regulator encodes MIKIEDLRLMATLARSVSLSEAARALNVTPSALSMRLRGLERELGLPLATRTARMLTLSADGEVLAQEAAALLSRLEQLPDLFERGAQSVKGKLRVAAPFGYGRQHIAPLIVRLARMYPELNVQLDLRETPWPERAEADIVFHIGSVRDSSWVARTIADNARWVCASPAYIKKHGEPRTPRELLTHPCICIRENDEDVTLWHFRREKGAADGRFGARESVRIHPAMESNDGGTARYWAEQGLGLVLRSQWDVAEAVRRGKLVRVLEEWQFDAAPILILVASSKNLPSRVRTAFDFFVDALRPA; translated from the coding sequence ATGATCAAGATCGAAGACCTGCGCTTGATGGCGACCCTGGCGCGCAGCGTGTCGCTCAGCGAGGCGGCCCGGGCGCTTAACGTGACACCCTCGGCGCTGTCGATGCGCTTGCGCGGCCTGGAGCGGGAGCTGGGCCTGCCGCTGGCCACGCGCACTGCGCGCATGCTGACCTTGAGCGCGGACGGCGAGGTGCTGGCGCAGGAGGCGGCCGCGCTGCTGTCGCGCCTGGAGCAATTGCCCGACCTGTTCGAGCGCGGCGCCCAGAGCGTCAAAGGCAAGCTGCGGGTGGCGGCGCCGTTCGGCTATGGACGCCAGCACATCGCGCCGTTGATCGTGCGGCTGGCGCGGATGTACCCCGAGCTCAACGTTCAACTGGACTTGCGCGAGACGCCCTGGCCCGAGCGCGCCGAGGCCGATATCGTGTTCCACATCGGCAGCGTGCGCGACTCGTCGTGGGTGGCGCGCACCATCGCCGACAACGCGCGCTGGGTGTGTGCCAGCCCGGCCTATATCAAAAAGCATGGCGAGCCGCGCACTCCGCGCGAGTTGTTGACGCATCCGTGCATTTGCATCCGGGAAAATGACGAGGACGTCACCCTGTGGCATTTCAGGCGGGAAAAGGGTGCGGCCGACGGCCGCTTTGGCGCGCGCGAGTCGGTCCGCATCCATCCGGCGATGGAAAGCAACGACGGCGGCACGGCGCGCTATTGGGCGGAGCAGGGGCTGGGACTGGTGCTGCGTTCGCAATGGGATGTGGCGGAGGCGGTGCGCAGGGGCAAGCTGGTGAGGGTGCTTGAGGAATGGCAATTCGATGCCGCGCCGATACTGATTCTTGTGGCATCTAGTAAAAACCTGCCGTCGCGGGTGCGAACGGCATTCGACTTCTTTGTCGATGCACTGCGCCCGGCGTGA
- a CDS encoding sensor domain-containing diguanylate cyclase, producing MEAPATPANEASRLTALRSMNILDTPAEERFDRLTRMAKRMFRVPIALVSIIDENRQWFKSNESLPASETPRNISFCGHAILGDDIFLICDTLADPRFADNPLVTGAPHIRFYAGCPLRSAGGFKIGTLCIIDAVPHEFDEDDAVALRDLASMVEDELTAFQAATTDELTRISNRRGFMQMAQYSLNFCARQGAPATLAFLDLDGFKPINDTFGHAEGDRALVAFSDAMRKTFRNTDLFARLGGDEFVVLLTSAGEADAAMVIDKFTDVIDRYNTEAQRGYALAFSCGLVEFEPSAHRQIEALLADGDARMYAIKAAKK from the coding sequence TTGGAAGCACCTGCCACGCCCGCCAATGAAGCCAGCCGGCTGACCGCGCTGCGCTCGATGAACATCCTCGACACACCAGCGGAGGAACGGTTCGACCGCCTCACGCGCATGGCCAAGCGCATGTTCCGCGTGCCCATCGCGCTCGTCAGCATCATCGACGAGAACCGTCAATGGTTCAAATCGAACGAAAGCCTTCCGGCCAGCGAAACACCGCGCAATATTTCCTTTTGCGGCCATGCGATCCTCGGTGACGATATCTTTCTTATCTGCGATACGCTCGCCGACCCGCGTTTCGCCGACAATCCGCTGGTGACCGGTGCGCCGCATATCCGTTTCTACGCCGGTTGCCCACTGCGCTCGGCCGGCGGCTTCAAAATCGGCACGCTGTGCATCATCGATGCCGTGCCGCACGAATTCGACGAGGACGACGCCGTCGCACTGCGCGACCTGGCATCCATGGTCGAGGACGAACTCACCGCCTTCCAGGCCGCCACCACCGACGAGCTGACCCGCATTTCCAACCGCCGCGGCTTCATGCAAATGGCGCAATACAGCCTTAATTTTTGCGCCAGGCAGGGCGCGCCGGCGACGCTGGCGTTCCTCGATCTGGACGGCTTCAAGCCCATCAACGACACCTTCGGCCACGCCGAGGGCGACCGCGCGCTGGTTGCCTTCTCCGACGCCATGCGCAAGACCTTCCGCAACACCGACCTGTTCGCCCGACTTGGCGGCGACGAATTCGTCGTGCTGCTGACCAGCGCCGGAGAGGCCGACGCGGCAATGGTGATCGACAAATTTACCGACGTCATCGACCGGTACAACACGGAAGCCCAACGCGGCTACGCGCTGGCGTTTTCCTGCGGACTGGTCGAATTCGAACCATCCGCGCACCGGCAGATCGAAGCGCTGCTGGCCGACGGCGATGCGCGGATGTACGCGATCAAAGCCGCCAAGAAATAG
- a CDS encoding hemerythrin domain-containing protein, giving the protein MSTTTTTKSKAPRAPQSTDSIDAIELLTQDHKNVKELFEKYENLSDRSTASKKKLATQICLELTKHATAEEEIFYTAVREASGDAEDLVDEATVEHASAKDLIAQILEMEPGDDLYDAKVKVLSEYIEHHVEEEEKEMFPKARKAKLDMAALGEAIAARKEEIELPMPSLPH; this is encoded by the coding sequence ATGAGCACTACGACCACCACCAAGAGCAAGGCGCCACGCGCGCCACAAAGCACCGATTCCATCGACGCTATCGAACTGCTGACGCAGGATCACAAAAACGTCAAGGAACTGTTTGAAAAATACGAGAACCTGAGCGACCGTTCGACGGCTAGCAAAAAGAAACTCGCTACCCAGATCTGCCTGGAACTGACCAAACACGCGACGGCCGAGGAAGAGATCTTCTACACCGCCGTGCGCGAAGCCAGCGGCGACGCCGAGGATCTGGTCGACGAGGCAACCGTCGAGCACGCTTCCGCCAAGGACCTGATAGCGCAAATCCTGGAAATGGAACCGGGCGACGACCTGTACGACGCCAAGGTGAAGGTACTGTCGGAATATATCGAGCACCACGTCGAGGAAGAAGAAAAGGAAATGTTCCCGAAGGCGCGCAAAGCCAAGCTCGACATGGCAGCGCTGGGCGAAGCCATCGCCGCCCGCAAGGAAGAAATCGAACTTCCGATGCCTTCCCTGCCGCACTAA